The sequence GCAACTTTGCCACCTATAAACAATTCAAACTTCTCTCGATTATGTTGATAAGTTTTGTTATCCACGGTGCTCAATGCCACAAGAAATTCTCAAATTAGACCCAATTAGATGACTCTAGCTTGGCATGGCACGGACTATTACAAAATGTATTTTTTGGGAAAAAATAACTTTCTCGGGGATAAAactgactgactgactgactgacGAGGAAAAACGCCAGAGCCACGCCGGAGACACCAACAAAGCTCTGTCGAAATGGCATGGCCGCTCTGTTTCAATATAAAATGGCATGGCCGATCAGACCGTGCCGGCCCCTCCCCACCTTTATATGAACACGTCCTCGCAAGCCCCTTCGCAGCCCGACACTCACGAGCCACGGCGCGCAGCAGGCCGCACGCATCGACACGACGTGCGTGCCCAGTCACGCGATCATGCAGCCCGTGGCCGGCACGGGCCTGATGGACATAGACctcggcgcggcgcgggcggcgcgggtgCTGGGCCGCGGCGCCATGGGCACGGTGTTCCTGGTCGCCGCCGACGAGGCCGAGGCCGAGTACGTGCTCAAGGTCTTCGACAAACGCTCCCACGCGGCGGCGCCGCCCGGGCGCGCGGAGGACGCGGCGCGCCGCGCGCGGTGGGAGGTGTCCGTGCTGTCCCGGCTCGCGCACCCGCACCTGCCGTCGCTGCTGGGCCGCGCCGAGACGCCCGACCTGCTCGCGTGGGCCATGCCCTACTGCGCCGGGGGCGACCTCAACGAGCTCCGCCGCGCGCAGCCCGATCGCGTCTTCTCCCCCGCCGCCGTCAGGTTCTACGCCGCCGAGCTCGTCTCCGCGCTCGCCGACCTCCACGCCGCCGGGATCGCCTACCGCGACCTCAAGCCTGAGAACGTGCTCCTACGCGCCGACGGCCACGTCACCCTCACCGACTTTGACCTCTCCCGGCTGCTCCCGCCCAAGTCCCCTTCCGCCTCCACGTGCACCTCCGCCTCGTCGCCGTGCTCGTCGGCTACGCCGTCGCCCACGGCGCCGAAGCCCCACGGCCGACAGTACCGCCACCTGCGCCGAATCTTCGCGAGAAGCGAGTCCTCGGTGGCCGCGTCGTCCGGACAGGAGCCCCACAACCTGGCATGGTACCTTAACAGAAGCGACGGCGGCGTCGACAAGCTCAAGAAGGCCAAGTCAGCCAGGGCGTCGACGTCGTTGGGCCGCGGCAAGAACCACGCGAGCTTCCGGTCGGCCGCGAGCGGCGGCGTCGCGTGCGAGAGGTCCTTCTCGTTCGTTGGCACGGAGGAGTACGTGGCGCCGGAGGTGGTGAGGGGCGACGGCCACGAGTTCTCCGTCGACTGGTGGGCGCTCGGGGTGCTCGTGTACGAGATGGCGTTCGGGAGGACGCCGTTCCGCGGCCGGAACCGGAAGGAGACGTTCCGGAACGTGCTGCTCCGGGAGCCCGAGTTCTCGGCCGACGTCGGGCGGCGGTGGCCGGACCTCACCGACCTCATCTCGCGCCTGCTGGACAAGGATCCCGCGAGAAGGCTGGGCTTTTCCGGCGGCGCCGACGAGGTCAGGGCGCACCCGTTCTTCGCCGGGGTGGCGTGGGACTTGCTCGGGGAGGTGTCCCGGCCGCCGTACATCCCTCCGCCGGCTGATGACATTGTGGCGTGCGAGGGGTTCGGCGTGGTAGATTACTTCCAGAAGCTTCACCAGCCTCCACCACAGCCGGATGGCTCGCCAGAGTCCTTGCCAGAGTTCTGACGTTCGATCGTTATTTCACCGGCTATGTCAGTTTTACCGTTTTGCATTTTTTtggcatggtaatacgtgtctcattcatatcataaagaacaaaatACAAGTCACGTAagaaccgacatgacaaaactgaaaagataacaGAACATTTCTGAGCTTAACActaacgcccgtcacctgcctccggcaccaccacagcagccaccgaaaaaaagaatgacggatcacctcctcacccgagctcgacgcggctccatcgctgatatccagctttgcggacctccaaggtggctcaccaaaagtgaagccattgacgttgaacgaatcagaccggggcaacaccccggacacgccatcgaactccagatctggcaccccaccacgatAAGACGTCGAagaaggaaaccatacctgccatccacgaaccacgaacccaacaCACGTTTCGTCTtctagatgtcgtcgatgcagaccacaatctgcatccgcttctggactacctcccaagctccacagcgacgctggagcaaacgtcgtcgcaacgacggagcccgaggacacgggtccaccacgaggatgccgccgccgccacgccatccttgcttgaacagactgatttCCAGATCCAttcccaaccataggaccgatgacCTTGTCAGGAAAGGATCTGAAGAATATTTATTCAGcatcgtcatcgtcgccgccgaagcaaagacgatgaacaacctaaaaacctagactacggatgagtaaaaacgatccacacgcgtggatccggcgacccccctcaccaccaaTGACCGAAGTCGCCGGCGGAAGGGAGCCGCCGGAGAACGGCGTTGGAAGATCGgcccctggcggcggctagggttgcagCCGCCAGGTACGAGAGGAAAACCAAAGAGTCGCCGTTGGGTTTTACCGTTTTGCACCTTAGAGAATCACTATATCTTGTGACAAGGGTTTACTTGTATTGTTCTTGTCGTATGTGTAAATACGACACGAGGATTATGCTAGAGTAAGTTTTGCTTCGCCAAAAAAGAAGACAAACTCTCTTGTTTCAGAAAATATCGATAACATTTTAGAGCACAaaagttctttcttcttttctaatAGTTTTTTTGGTTTTGGCGAAAAGGTCAAAAGCCAAATGTAGATTAAAACCAGCCCTTACAAGATTTTTCTTACACgcaagttgttgttgttgttgttgttttgcacCGCATGTCTCCCTTCTGCATCCATTGACGACATACTGTGAGCAAAATAGTTGTCGCCTCTGGGCCTCCATTTAAGTGGAGCAATCTCGATGAAACCCAGAAGCTTGAAGCAACAACGTAAGTGAAGTGGTGGATGCACACACCAGAAGACGTCCTTCACGATCTAGATAGACATATCATCATCCTGGAGAAGTTGAGACCGAGGAGAGCCAGAAAACCTCTCAAGTTCTTCGACGGAACCTTATCTATCTGAGCTTTATCAGACAAGTATGTGGTTATCGTTTGATCAAATCCTAAGACTCGTATGTCGAAATTGATTTAGCGAAATATAGGTGTCTATCAAGCTTCAGACATGTAACCCAAATCAGTGTCACGATTCTAACTTTCTATGCAATCATTTTAATGTGATTTCAGTTTTTATCGCCTACTTTgacattttctttctttctttttttgaacacagtacaggcGCAGACGCTCATATGTACGCATATACACATCCATATGAATTCAGAAAAATATGAGCATCAATATTAAGTCTAGAACGTAAACCCTCGTAGGCTGGGGATATGTCCTCCTGACCATCCGGCCATAGATTAGTTTGcactttgattttttttaataaaataacTTATTTAACATATTTTCATTTAGATTAACCCATTTGGCAACTGTTTTACCCGTTTCTACTCCCTCTAACACTAGTTTTGTTCGCTTTTACACCATTTAGCGATATATCACGGTTCTGTTAGCCAGGTATATGTGGCATGTTACGTCACAAATTCCGTCCGGTCATTTTTTCCCGCGCCTAAACCAGTCAATGGCTTAGGCAGACATGATTTTTTGTCACGGTCGTCATGTGTACTTACACAGCAATTAGCTAGCCTTGATGAGTTTCTCCGCCGCATCACACAACTCCCTTGTTTATTGCTTCCACCTCATTCTTCTTCACCGCATTTGGTCGCGGGCGTTGCATCATAATGGCCATAACTCTGTCAACGTTTTATCTGAAAAAAAAACCATTAGAGGAGTTACATGAAACCAAAAATACTTTTGAAGGGTAAAAACTGTCAAAACTTTCGCTAAATGGGGTACGCAATTCAGTTGAAACTCCATTTAATGGGGTAATTCGAGTAATAAAAAATATTAAATTACCAGTATTGACCAGTACAGCCAACTCTTCAAGAAGTACTACTacgggcaaatttgacaaatttgatctgtggacgaaatcaaatcacaaaataaactgcccgtaaaactatttcacgcggctgacctttttgtgtgacgcgcgacacgaaggcgtcacactacactgtgcaacgcctcacggataggcgctacacgcctggccagcattgcaccccagactgcctaaaaattgctaagtcaatGTGCAGAtcctaagagctaggcgctgcactgtatactgtggcgcctagctctcaggcgctgcactagtggttgcactacaaaatgaagcaaccactagtgcaacgcctagaagctaggcgctacactgtatagtgtggcacctatctctcaggcgctgcacactgacttagtaatttttggatcacacgggtgcgacgctggTCAGGTGTGTaacgcctatctgtgaggcgttgcacagtgtagtgtggcgcctttgtATCGGGCGTCACACAAAAGGTCAGCCACATTAAATAATTTCACGGAcaattcattctgtgatttgatttcgtccataggtcaaaTTTATCAATTTTACCACTACTACGTCCCTAGTATTCCATATCGCTGGATCAAGAATTAATCGAGTCCCGTACCAATGTACGTACGGCAATTCATATCGCTGACCTGACCTGCACATTTGGGGTTAAAAGCCTGCTTGCGGCCGGTTGTAGAACTCCACATGTCACACTTCTCCATAACTTCGCTTCCAATTACTTCAATCCAGTTACACGTTCTACGGTCTATAGCTTCGAGTCTTCCTGTTTCACATCCGCAGACTGCAGTCCATTCGTTAGATCTTCACTCATTTGCATTAATTGGAATCAGGACGACTGGCAATCTGGCATGGCCCCCTATTATTTGGGAGAGTTTATTTATTCTTCAACAGTTCCAAAGGCTGACAAGTGTGCCCGTCCGATACATTTGGAATGCTTGTTGGAGGCACTTGGCGCTACTGTTTCCAGTTGATCTCTTCCTCTTGCGCTTGCAGGCAGGTCACTAATAACGAGGGTACTGTTAACTAATTCCTTAAAATTGGCGCTTAGCGACTGACGGGTGACCGGTAATTAAACAAAGAAGTTCAGAACAATGTGAGCGCACTCGACAGTGGCAGCCGGCTACCTCGCCAGCGGCATTAGCCACGCAGTTAACTAGTTATGGGCGATCTAATCGGAGACACTGGGTGGGAAATAAACTAATTAAACAGGGCCGGTCACTTTTAGCCGCGTAATTTACAAGTGCGATCGGGAGGTTTTGATGGGGAATGTTCGAGCGTTAGGGGACACTACTGGAGCTTTACTACTTTTGTGAGCACAAATTTTGGGAGTAGATATATCCACGGGCCACCGCGCAGGAGTTGGCTTCTGCAACCTTTTCTTTGGGCTAAGCAACTGATCCAAGAAGCAAAAGTAACGATATTTTTTCATTATCAATGTGCATGTTTGCTATTGTATGTGCTTCTGGTTGATTATTGCCCAGGGCCTAATTTATGTTGTCACGCTTATACAACTTACACAACATTTTCAACGTGACTTTGCTCATTGCAGGGAAGATTAAGAAAGCACGACTTTTCCCCGTGAAGGGCTCATTCGGTTTACATGTTTTTCAAATCAAAGCAATGAAAAAGATCAAGGTTTGAGATGCCTTATCCATTCAAATCTTAGGATTTTTTATGAGGTGCCACCTAATGATATGAATCATTGGAAATTAGACCAGTATGGACACAATCCTAAGGAATATAATACTTCCATTCTCACGAAACGAATACCATACATAGAAAAAAAACATGGTTAAAATCCCATAGTAACCCTTCAAAAATCATCTACGCCAAATGAGCCTTAAGTTTTATCTGACCTAATTTCGCATGGATAAATCTTTCGCTAAGTATATGGTTTTAGGGCGAGATCCCTCTTCATGCATCCAATTTGATGGGGGGAAGATGAGTGTGCTGAGGAGGAcgaagaggggaggaagaaggggggGGGGTCGAAATGGAGCGGGGAACGATGTATGCCCAGGAGGGTTGATTTGATGACTTCTCCGGCAAGGCAATGACAATGCCGACCCCAACCACCTAAGACGATGGTGAAGGGGTCTTGGCGACGTTGACGAAAATGATGACCATCCTCTAAGCACCGTTTTGGTACGGATAATGAGAGTCGGGTTGGTGGAAGGTCTTTTTTATGGTATGGCACACAAATTCTAGGGCACGACCCCAATTTATTTCAAAAGAAAAAGGACCGCCATATAGGTGGCGAAGGAGATTTCACACGAAAAGAAACGGGAATAAAACAATGCCGGATATAACAAAAGGTATACGAAAATGAGACTGTTTTTTCTAGACTTGGGTGCACCGTACCCCTATCCTTATATCCATCACTCCATTAAGATCCACGCTAGCCAACTAAATTTACTATATAGAAGTTTCTCTTTTATGTTTCTCTCAAATGAAACAACATATGGACTTCAACCTTTGCAAATCAACAAAACATTAGAACTAGAACATGGAAAAAACTTCCAGACTAGCTTTAAGGGAAGCAGACTGAAAGAGCCTTGGTTGAAGGTCAGATTCAGAGTACGACTTTCAAAGGCGACAACCATGCATACACTAGGGTAGTGGAATGAGAAAAATGGCTGGAATCCTAGAAGCCGGGGTAACTGATCCATGCCAAAGGTCTAAGCAAGATGTGGGAGCCACAATTCACGATTTTGACACCTATAGCCTCATGGATCGACATAAGGCTGACCAATATATCTTTCCAAACAACATGATCAGACCATGGTGGCACCTTGATTTGACTTTGTTGTCTTCGTCGACTGTGGAGGACGGATCAAGAGCAGGATTAGAGGAAAGGGACAATGGAAAGGAGAAGGATGGTGAGCAGGTGAGGGGAAGGACGACAACATTGCCGATGAGAAGAGATATTAAAAGGTGTCCGAGAAGAAGGATCAAatgaaaggaggggggggggggggcgttgcgAGTGCCATCGATCCCCTCTCTTTTGGGGGGAGTGTATAGTGCTTGAATACTACAATTTGAAAGTTCCGGTCGCTCTTCACCATTAAAGTGCAATTGCACAGATAAGAAATACAATTGCACCAAGAACACTGCAACTAAGAAAGGGCAACCACATAACAGATGTAGACAAAAATACATAAAAGGTAGAAGTACGATTACACAAAAAGTTATAATTGTACGAGTAAGTGCAATTAAAAAACAATTGCAATAAAATGATAGAATTTCATAGAAGTGGCTGAAATTACACCAATATAGTATAAAATAGTGACTAAAACTACTATTTTTTTTTGACACAAATACACAGCTATTTTTTTTAAATGGCTGAAATTTCATAGTAGTGACTGAAACACCATTACATAAAAAGTGGCTAAAACAACGAGAAAAGTAGACACATGTGCTTTGCTGGCTAGGTAGTAAGCATGGCGAGGGACAACGGTACGTACAAGCCACTAGGGAGCACCACCTATCATGCACGCACGTCGCGAGGTAGAGAGATGGCCACGGCCGGGCGCGCAAAACTTGCTTTTCTCTCCTAGCCCGGCAAGGAAAGTTGCACCAGTAGAAGGTGTGGCCAACGTCTGATGGATGAAGACGACCAGATGCATGCAATGCACGGATAGATGGTCAACGGCGATAGGGAAAGATGCATGGGATCCATGGCCCTAACTCGCACCGGCCCCGAACCGCGAATGAATGCATACGCTCGACCAGGCATTGGTCGTTATCGTCCCAATAGTAATAGTCATAGTGTGCACGATGAGTTGTTTCATCTCGTCGTCGACGATCCATGGGTCAAGTGGTGCATTGCATGCTTTAGTTTGGCAACGCGGCATGCTGCATGCAATTATTTGGACTAGACTTGAGCATGCTGTTTGCTCTGCTGCATGTGCTTCTTCCGTTCTTCGGGAAAGGAAACCGCATCAGCTAGCTAGCCATGAGCACGTAGGACATCAGGAGTAGTACGATCTAGCTAGCTGCTTTACCTAGCCGGTGCATGCCACACGTGTGCTCAGCACTTGGCACTCTGGCAGGTACGTGTAGGAGTAGGACGCCCCACCTAGCTACTTTGGTTCAGCTGGAGCACTATGTGACTCGAGTTTTTGTCTCTGACGATCGATCAGCTGGTTTGCAACGCGGCCCGTATGCTTG comes from Triticum aestivum cultivar Chinese Spring chromosome 5B, IWGSC CS RefSeq v2.1, whole genome shotgun sequence and encodes:
- the LOC123116400 gene encoding serine/threonine-protein kinase UCN-like, which encodes MQPVAGTGLMDIDLGAARAARVLGRGAMGTVFLVAADEAEAEYVLKVFDKRSHAAAPPGRAEDAARRARWEVSVLSRLAHPHLPSLLGRAETPDLLAWAMPYCAGGDLNELRRAQPDRVFSPAAVRFYAAELVSALADLHAAGIAYRDLKPENVLLRADGHVTLTDFDLSRLLPPKSPSASTCTSASSPCSSATPSPTAPKPHGRQYRHLRRIFARSESSVAASSGQEPHNLAWYLNRSDGGVDKLKKAKSARASTSLGRGKNHASFRSAASGGVACERSFSFVGTEEYVAPEVVRGDGHEFSVDWWALGVLVYEMAFGRTPFRGRNRKETFRNVLLREPEFSADVGRRWPDLTDLISRLLDKDPARRLGFSGGADEVRAHPFFAGVAWDLLGEVSRPPYIPPPADDIVACEGFGVVDYFQKLHQPPPQPDGSPESLPEF